In Mycolicibacterium mucogenicum DSM 44124, the following are encoded in one genomic region:
- a CDS encoding alpha/beta hydrolase, with product MPSFVTHASLTHGWLPFLIQLLTFAALCCAVGRRSRQWSISRLPWALAVGVACAAGLYWYITSLGIAGDPAPVLLWIWTALGGFAATVLILGWRGSPWRRRGVALLAVPLCALCALLMMNVWVGYFPTAYVAWHKFTVGKVPDEVDRWTVTAMQLKGIRPPRGVVVPISTSSQESNFTHRAELVYLPPAWFASNPPPQLPTVMMIGSQLNTPADWIWAGNAKATIDNYAAAHGGEAPVFVFADATGSFNNDTECVNGSHGNSSVHLTKEVVPYLISNFGVSPKPENWGIVGWSMGGTCAVQLTTRHPNLFSAFVDIAGDLSPNIGSKDQTIAKLYGGDAAKWAEFDPSTVMRQYGRYHGISGLFEIPGTVAACHAPGPGVPRDARANPEGQDIAAGTLCEIAQQHGINADIRALLGLHDWGFANEAFADSLPWVAGKLRTPGAAAPSGRPSAPGTATTSNAGGGAAGPHAVPTL from the coding sequence GTGCCTTCGTTCGTCACCCATGCGTCGCTGACGCATGGGTGGCTTCCGTTTCTGATCCAGCTACTGACTTTCGCGGCGCTGTGCTGTGCGGTCGGGCGACGGTCGCGGCAGTGGAGCATCAGCCGGCTGCCGTGGGCACTCGCGGTCGGCGTCGCGTGCGCGGCCGGCTTGTACTGGTACATCACCTCGCTCGGTATCGCCGGCGACCCGGCCCCGGTACTGCTGTGGATCTGGACGGCGCTCGGCGGGTTCGCCGCCACGGTCCTGATCCTCGGCTGGCGCGGATCGCCCTGGCGGCGCCGCGGGGTGGCCCTGCTCGCGGTGCCCCTGTGTGCACTCTGCGCACTGCTGATGATGAATGTCTGGGTCGGATACTTCCCGACGGCGTACGTGGCGTGGCACAAGTTCACCGTCGGCAAGGTGCCCGACGAGGTGGACCGTTGGACGGTCACGGCCATGCAGCTCAAAGGCATCCGGCCGCCGCGCGGTGTTGTGGTGCCCATCTCGACCAGCTCACAGGAATCGAACTTCACGCACCGCGCCGAGCTCGTCTACCTGCCACCGGCATGGTTCGCGAGCAATCCGCCGCCGCAGCTGCCGACGGTCATGATGATCGGCTCGCAGCTCAACACCCCGGCGGACTGGATCTGGGCCGGCAATGCCAAGGCCACGATCGACAACTACGCGGCCGCCCATGGCGGTGAGGCGCCGGTGTTCGTCTTCGCCGATGCCACCGGCTCGTTCAACAACGACACCGAATGCGTCAACGGCAGCCACGGCAATTCGTCGGTCCACCTGACCAAAGAGGTCGTTCCGTATCTGATCTCGAACTTCGGCGTCAGTCCCAAGCCCGAGAATTGGGGCATCGTCGGCTGGTCCATGGGCGGCACCTGCGCGGTGCAGCTCACGACGCGCCATCCCAACCTGTTCAGCGCATTCGTCGACATCGCCGGGGACCTGAGCCCGAACATCGGCAGCAAGGACCAGACCATCGCCAAGCTCTACGGGGGTGACGCGGCCAAATGGGCCGAGTTCGATCCGAGCACCGTGATGCGGCAGTACGGCCGGTACCACGGCATCTCCGGGCTGTTCGAAATCCCCGGGACCGTCGCGGCCTGCCACGCACCCGGCCCCGGTGTGCCGCGCGATGCGCGCGCGAACCCGGAGGGCCAGGACATCGCGGCCGGCACCTTGTGCGAAATCGCCCAGCAGCACGGCATCAACGCCGACATCCGGGCGCTGCTCGGACTTCACGACTGGGGCTTCGCCAATGAGGCCTTCGCGGATTCACTGCCGTGGGTGGCAGGCAAGCTGCGCACGCCGGGAGCCGCGGCACCGTCCGGCCGGCCGAGCGCGCCCGGTACGGCGACCACCTCGAATGCCGGCGGTGGGGCAGCCGGCCCGCACGCGGTCCCGACGCTGTAG
- a CDS encoding VOC family protein: MMQRQDISDAVTPLGWRLVLGAVYTEVPAAGLGTAAALAAEVAEETGPDAQGHLTLDVRADRVVLRLRSADGVTAHDIALARRISESLAERGAVTTPGDVSVQAIEVAIDAIDIPAVRPFWKAVTGYVDEAGPTDLSGGLVDPAGRGPALWFQQMDVPRPQRNRIHLDVDVPHDQASARIAAALAAGGVLLSDREAPAFWVLADAEGNEVCVCTWQGRD, from the coding sequence ATGATGCAGCGGCAGGACATTTCGGATGCGGTGACCCCGCTGGGGTGGCGCCTGGTGCTCGGCGCGGTCTACACGGAAGTGCCGGCGGCCGGCTTGGGCACTGCGGCGGCACTGGCCGCCGAAGTGGCCGAGGAGACCGGCCCAGACGCGCAGGGACACTTGACCCTCGACGTACGGGCCGACCGTGTGGTGTTGCGCTTGCGCTCGGCCGACGGCGTCACCGCGCACGACATCGCGTTGGCGCGCCGCATCTCTGAATCGCTCGCCGAGCGCGGCGCGGTGACCACGCCGGGCGACGTTTCCGTCCAGGCGATCGAGGTCGCGATCGACGCCATCGACATCCCCGCGGTGCGCCCGTTCTGGAAGGCCGTCACCGGCTACGTCGACGAAGCGGGGCCGACGGATCTGAGCGGGGGACTCGTCGATCCTGCCGGCCGCGGCCCAGCCTTGTGGTTCCAGCAGATGGATGTGCCACGGCCGCAACGCAATCGCATCCACCTCGACGTCGACGTCCCGCACGACCAGGCGTCCGCGCGCATCGCGGCGGCACTGGCGGCGGGCGGCGTGCTGCTCAGCGATCGGGAGGCGCCCGCGTTCTGGGTGCTCGCCGACGCCGAAGGCAACGAGGTGTGTGTCTGCACCTGGCAGGGCCGCGATTAA
- a CDS encoding MFS transporter has protein sequence MAHSRREPLTIHVGQTEDERKSWYPAWLPSPRFLSAVIAIGGMQLLATMDSTVAIVALPKIQDELGLSDAGRSWVITAYVLTFGGLMLLGGRLGDTIGRKRTFIVGVALFTIASILCGVAWDETTLVIARLLQGVGSAIASPTGLALVATTFPKGPARNAATAIFAAMTGVGSVMGLVVGGALTVFSWRYAFLVNVPIGLVMIYLARTTLTETSRERMKLDAAGAILATLACTAAVFGFSMGPEKGWMSPLTLGSGAAAAVLFLAFLFVERSAEHPVVPFSLFRDRNRVATFAAVFLAGGVMFTLTVLIGLYVQDIMGYSALKAGIGFIPFVIALGIGLGLSSQLVAMFSPRVLVIAGGVLVLAAMIYGSTLNGGIPYFPNLVIPITVGGFGIGMIVVPLTVSAIAGVALSDIGPLSAIALMLQNLGGPVVLAVIQAVITSRTLYLGGTTGPVAKMNAAQHTALDHGYTYGLLWVAAVAVIVGVVALFITYTADEVAAAQDTKEALDAGEL, from the coding sequence ATGGCACACAGCCGCCGCGAACCGCTCACGATTCACGTGGGGCAGACCGAGGACGAACGAAAGAGCTGGTATCCAGCTTGGCTTCCGTCCCCCCGCTTCCTTTCCGCGGTCATCGCCATCGGTGGCATGCAGCTGCTGGCCACGATGGACAGCACCGTCGCCATCGTTGCCCTTCCTAAGATTCAGGACGAGCTCGGCCTTTCCGATGCCGGCCGCAGCTGGGTGATCACTGCTTATGTGCTGACCTTCGGTGGTCTGATGCTGCTCGGTGGCCGCCTCGGCGACACCATCGGCCGCAAGCGCACCTTCATCGTCGGTGTCGCGCTCTTCACCATCGCTTCCATCCTGTGCGGTGTCGCGTGGGACGAGACGACCCTGGTCATCGCCCGGCTGCTGCAGGGTGTCGGTTCGGCGATCGCCTCGCCGACCGGCCTGGCGCTCGTCGCCACCACCTTCCCGAAGGGCCCGGCCCGCAACGCCGCAACCGCGATCTTCGCGGCCATGACCGGCGTCGGCTCGGTGATGGGCCTCGTCGTCGGCGGCGCGCTGACGGTGTTCTCGTGGCGCTACGCGTTCCTGGTGAACGTGCCGATCGGCCTCGTCATGATCTACCTGGCCCGCACCACCCTGACCGAGACGTCCCGCGAGCGCATGAAGCTCGACGCGGCCGGCGCCATCCTGGCGACGCTGGCCTGCACCGCGGCGGTGTTCGGCTTCTCGATGGGCCCGGAGAAGGGCTGGATGTCCCCGCTGACGCTGGGCTCCGGCGCCGCGGCGGCCGTGCTGTTCCTGGCGTTCCTGTTCGTCGAGCGCAGCGCTGAGCACCCCGTCGTTCCGTTCAGCCTGTTCCGGGACCGCAATCGCGTGGCCACCTTCGCCGCGGTCTTCCTGGCCGGTGGCGTGATGTTCACGCTGACCGTCCTGATCGGCCTGTACGTGCAGGACATCATGGGCTACAGCGCGCTGAAGGCCGGCATCGGCTTCATCCCGTTCGTCATCGCGCTCGGCATCGGTCTGGGCCTGTCGTCGCAGCTGGTGGCGATGTTCTCGCCGCGCGTGCTGGTGATCGCCGGCGGTGTCCTGGTGCTCGCCGCGATGATCTACGGCTCCACCCTCAATGGCGGTATCCCGTACTTCCCGAACCTCGTCATCCCGATCACCGTCGGTGGTTTCGGCATCGGCATGATCGTGGTGCCGCTGACCGTCTCGGCCATCGCCGGCGTCGCGCTGAGCGACATCGGCCCGCTGTCGGCCATCGCGCTGATGCTGCAGAACCTGGGTGGGCCGGTCGTGCTGGCCGTCATCCAGGCCGTCATCACCTCGCGCACGCTGTACCTCGGCGGGACCACCGGTCCGGTCGCCAAGATGAATGCCGCGCAGCACACGGCGCTCGACCACGGTTACACGTACGGCCTGCTCTGGGTCGCCGCGGTGGCGGTGATCGTCGGTGTGGTGGCGCTGTTCATCACCTACACCGCCGACGAGGTTGCGGCGGCGCAGGACACCAAGGAAGCGCTGGACGCCGGAGAGCTGTAG
- the nusA gene encoding transcription termination factor NusA, with the protein MNIDMAALHAIEADKGISVDVVVDTIKTALLTAYRHTEGHEPDAYIDIDRKSGIVRVIARQTDTDGTVIHEWDDTPEGFGRIAATTARQVILQRLRDAENEKNYGEFSAREGDIVAGVIQRDARANARGLVVVRVGTEAKGSEGVIPAAEQVPGESYVHGDRVRCYVVGVTRGAREPVITLSRTHPNLVRKLFSLEVPEIADESVEIVAVAREAGHRSKIAVASRVPGLNAKGACIGPMGQRVRNVMSELSGEKIDIIDYDEDPAKFVANALSPAKVVSVTVIDEAQRAARVVVPDFQLSLAIGKEGQNARLAARLTGWRIDIRSDADGQGADAGGRSAGHGGGRDR; encoded by the coding sequence ATGAACATCGACATGGCGGCACTACATGCCATCGAAGCGGACAAGGGAATCAGCGTCGACGTCGTCGTCGACACGATCAAGACGGCGCTGCTGACCGCGTACCGCCACACCGAAGGGCACGAGCCCGACGCGTACATCGACATCGACCGCAAGTCGGGCATCGTGCGGGTGATCGCCCGCCAGACCGACACCGACGGGACCGTCATCCACGAGTGGGACGACACCCCCGAGGGATTCGGCCGGATCGCGGCGACCACCGCGCGTCAGGTGATCCTGCAGCGATTGCGCGACGCGGAGAACGAGAAGAACTACGGCGAGTTCTCGGCGCGTGAGGGCGACATCGTCGCCGGCGTCATCCAGCGCGACGCCCGGGCCAACGCCCGCGGTCTCGTGGTGGTGCGGGTCGGCACGGAGGCCAAGGGCTCCGAGGGCGTGATCCCGGCCGCCGAGCAGGTGCCGGGGGAGAGCTACGTGCACGGCGACCGCGTGCGCTGCTACGTCGTCGGGGTCACCCGCGGCGCCCGCGAACCCGTCATCACGCTGTCGCGGACCCACCCGAACCTGGTGCGCAAGCTCTTCTCGCTGGAGGTCCCCGAGATCGCCGACGAGTCGGTCGAGATCGTCGCGGTGGCGCGTGAGGCCGGGCACCGATCCAAGATCGCCGTCGCGTCGCGGGTGCCGGGGCTGAACGCCAAGGGCGCCTGCATCGGCCCGATGGGTCAGCGCGTGCGCAACGTGATGAGCGAGCTGTCCGGCGAGAAGATCGACATCATCGACTACGACGAGGACCCGGCGAAGTTCGTCGCCAACGCCCTGTCGCCGGCCAAGGTCGTATCGGTGACGGTGATCGACGAGGCACAGCGCGCGGCACGCGTCGTGGTGCCCGATTTCCAGCTGTCGCTGGCGATCGGCAAGGAGGGCCAGAACGCCCGCCTGGCGGCGCGTCTCACCGGTTGGCGCATCGACATCCGCAGTGACGCCGACGGTCAGGGTGCGGACGCCGGTGGCCGGTCGGCAGGCCATGGCGGCGGCCGCGACCGCTGA
- a CDS encoding proline--tRNA ligase yields MITRMSELFLRTLRDDPADAEVPSHKLLIRAGYVRPIAPGLYSWLPLGLKVLRKIEDVVRSEMNAIGAQEILFPALLPRAPYEATDRWTEYGDNLFRLQDRRKNDYLLGPTHEEMFTLTVKGEYSSYKDFPLRLYQIQTKYRDEARPRAGILRGREFIMKDSYSFDIDDSGLKDAYHAHREAYQRIFDRLAVKYVIVSAVSGAMGGSASEEFLAESEVGEDTFVRCLQSGYAANVEAVVTAVPESLPIEGQPEAVVYDTPDAPTIATLVDWANTAGLGREITAADTLKNVLLKVRQPGGEWELLGIGVPGDREIDEKRLGAALEPAEYALLDDADFAANPFLVKGYVGPKALLENGIRFLVDPRIVDGSSWITGADEPNKHIVGMVAGRDFVADGTIEAADVRDGDPSPDGAGPLVSARGIEIGHVFQLGRKYTDAFSADVLGENGKPVRLTMGSYGIGVSRMVAVIAEQHHDELGLRWPSSVSPFDLHLVIANKDAEARTGATELAGELDRLGLDVLLDDRTSSPGVKFKDAELLGVPWIVVVGRGWADGTVELRNRFTGEKTEVPVDGAAAAITAALAG; encoded by the coding sequence GTGATCACCCGCATGTCCGAGCTGTTCCTGCGCACGCTGCGCGACGACCCCGCCGACGCCGAAGTGCCGAGCCACAAGCTGCTGATCCGGGCCGGCTACGTCCGCCCGATCGCGCCCGGCCTGTACAGCTGGCTGCCGCTGGGCCTGAAGGTGCTGCGCAAGATCGAGGACGTCGTCCGCAGTGAGATGAACGCCATCGGCGCGCAGGAGATCCTGTTCCCGGCGCTGCTGCCGCGGGCCCCCTACGAGGCCACCGACCGTTGGACCGAGTACGGCGACAACCTGTTCCGCCTGCAGGACCGCCGCAAGAACGACTACCTGCTGGGGCCCACCCACGAGGAGATGTTCACGCTGACGGTCAAGGGGGAGTACTCGTCGTACAAGGACTTCCCGCTGCGGCTCTACCAAATCCAGACCAAGTACCGCGACGAGGCACGTCCGCGCGCCGGCATCCTGCGCGGCCGCGAGTTCATCATGAAGGACTCGTACTCGTTCGACATCGACGACAGCGGACTCAAGGACGCCTACCACGCCCACCGCGAGGCCTACCAGCGCATCTTCGACCGGCTGGCGGTCAAGTACGTCATCGTGTCCGCGGTGTCGGGTGCCATGGGCGGTAGTGCCTCCGAGGAGTTCCTGGCCGAGAGCGAGGTCGGCGAGGACACCTTCGTGCGCTGCCTGCAGTCCGGCTACGCGGCCAACGTCGAAGCCGTCGTCACCGCGGTTCCCGAGTCGCTGCCGATCGAGGGCCAGCCCGAGGCCGTCGTCTACGACACGCCTGACGCGCCGACCATCGCCACTCTGGTGGACTGGGCCAACACCGCCGGACTGGGTCGCGAGATCACCGCCGCCGACACCCTGAAGAACGTCCTGCTCAAGGTGCGTCAGCCGGGCGGCGAGTGGGAACTGCTGGGCATCGGTGTGCCCGGTGACCGCGAGATCGATGAGAAGCGCCTGGGCGCGGCGCTCGAGCCCGCGGAGTACGCGCTGCTCGACGACGCCGACTTCGCCGCCAACCCGTTCCTGGTGAAGGGGTATGTGGGTCCGAAAGCCTTGCTGGAGAACGGCATTCGCTTCCTTGTGGACCCGCGGATCGTCGACGGTTCGTCGTGGATCACCGGCGCCGACGAGCCCAACAAGCACATCGTCGGCATGGTCGCCGGCCGTGACTTCGTGGCCGACGGCACCATCGAGGCCGCCGACGTCCGCGACGGCGACCCCTCGCCTGACGGCGCCGGACCGCTGGTGTCGGCGCGCGGCATCGAGATCGGGCACGTCTTCCAGCTGGGCCGCAAGTACACCGACGCCTTCAGTGCCGATGTCCTGGGCGAGAACGGCAAGCCGGTGCGGCTGACCATGGGCTCCTACGGCATCGGGGTGTCGCGCATGGTCGCGGTGATCGCCGAGCAGCACCACGACGAGCTCGGCCTGCGCTGGCCGTCGTCGGTGTCGCCGTTCGACCTGCACTTGGTCATCGCCAACAAGGACGCCGAGGCCCGCACCGGCGCGACCGAGCTGGCGGGCGAACTCGACCGCCTCGGCCTCGACGTGCTGCTGGACGACCGCACGTCGTCGCCGGGCGTGAAGTTCAAGGACGCCGAGCTACTGGGTGTGCCGTGGATCGTCGTGGTCGGCCGCGGCTGGGCCGACGGCACCGTCGAGCTGCGCAACCGGTTCACCGGCGAGAAGACCGAAGTGCCGGTCGACGGCGCCGCGGCGGCGATCACGGCCGCGCTGGCGGGGTAG
- a CDS encoding ferritin-like domain-containing protein, translating into MTSPQPTPTRPGSAADAALYDAIATEHGTIYGYGLVSAHTTPDVNDLVAEAMAKHRANREAGITALAGRSVPAPLPAAGYQLPIDANNPADASKLALQMEEDTAVAWRAVAEQATTTEDRTLAVKALTDCAVLAARWRAALGMTPAVVAFPGGAEQS; encoded by the coding sequence ATGACCAGCCCGCAACCGACCCCGACCCGCCCGGGCAGCGCCGCCGACGCCGCGCTGTACGACGCGATCGCCACCGAACACGGCACCATCTACGGCTACGGCCTGGTGTCGGCGCACACCACGCCGGACGTCAACGATCTGGTGGCCGAGGCCATGGCCAAGCACCGCGCGAACCGCGAAGCCGGCATCACCGCGCTGGCCGGACGATCGGTGCCGGCTCCGCTGCCGGCCGCGGGCTATCAGCTCCCCATCGACGCGAACAACCCGGCGGACGCGAGCAAGCTGGCGCTGCAGATGGAAGAGGACACTGCCGTCGCGTGGCGCGCGGTGGCCGAGCAGGCCACCACCACCGAGGACCGGACCCTGGCCGTCAAGGCCCTCACCGATTGCGCGGTGCTGGCCGCCCGGTGGCGCGCGGCCCTCGGCATGACGCCGGCCGTCGTGGCGTTCCCCGGCGGCGCCGAGCAGTCCTAG
- the rimP gene encoding ribosome maturation factor RimP: MARDTPERPLPPSRLPTTGQVLELLSSAFADAGYDIEDVRVDAAKRPPRIVVVADGDSGLDLDAVADLSRVASELLDQVAADSEPYVLEVTSPGVERPLTAERHYRRARGRKVAVTLADGTSLTGRLGEHDGSTIQLVVANRGVLSVQTVALADITKAVVQVEFSPPNRRELELAGMTGEGADG; the protein is encoded by the coding sequence GTGGCCCGGGACACGCCGGAACGACCGCTGCCACCCAGTCGGTTACCGACCACAGGCCAAGTGCTTGAGCTGCTCAGCAGTGCTTTTGCGGACGCCGGATACGACATCGAAGATGTGCGGGTCGACGCTGCCAAGCGACCTCCGCGCATCGTCGTGGTGGCCGACGGCGACTCGGGTCTTGACCTCGACGCGGTCGCCGACCTTTCACGCGTCGCATCCGAGCTGCTGGACCAGGTGGCCGCCGATTCCGAGCCGTATGTGCTGGAGGTCACCTCGCCCGGCGTGGAGCGTCCGCTGACCGCGGAGCGGCACTACCGCCGCGCCCGTGGTCGCAAGGTCGCGGTGACCCTGGCCGACGGCACGTCGTTGACGGGCCGGCTGGGCGAGCACGACGGCAGCACGATCCAACTGGTCGTCGCCAACCGCGGAGTGCTGTCGGTGCAGACCGTCGCGCTCGCGGACATTACGAAAGCTGTTGTACAGGTTGAATTTTCACCACCCAATCGCCGGGAACTGGAGCTGGCGGGTATGACCGGAGAGGGGGCCGACGGATGA
- the infB gene encoding translation initiation factor IF-2: protein MAAGKARVHELAKELGVTSKEVLARLSEQGEFVKSASSTVEAPVARRLREAFGGGKPAKSDAPAPAAAKPSGAPKPGAPKPAAVAAPAAPAPAAPAAAAPAPAAPAPAAPAPGGPKPGAPRPAAPQPQAPAPAEPAAPAASAAPAAPAQPRPATPGATPGPRPGAPKPAPRAPRVGNNPFSSQQPVERPAPRPAPGPGGPRPGPGAGGPRPGGGPRPGVTPGNMPPRPPGARPGAVGRPGGPRPGPGGGPRPGGGPRPGGAGGGGNYRGGGAGGGAGAGAGGGFRGRPGGGGAPGGGGPGGGGGRPGQRGGAAGAFGRPGGAPRRGRKSKRAKRAEYENMQAPIVGGVRLPHGNGEVIRLARGASLSDFAEKINANPASLVQALFNLGEMVTATQSVGDDTLELLGSEMNYVVQVVSPEDEDRELLESFDLTYGEDAGDEDDLASRPPVVTVMGHVDHGKTRLLDTIRKANVREGEAGGITQHIGAYQVLTELDGNERLVTFIDTPGHEAFTAMRARGAKATDIAILVVAADDGVMPQTVEAINHAQAADVPIVVAVNKIDKEGADPQKIRAQLTEYNLVAEDYGGDTMFVDISAKQGTNIDGLLEAVLLTADASLDLRANPDMEAQGVAIEAHLDRGRGPVATVLVQRGTLRVGDSVVAGDAYGRVRRMVDEHGEDVEEAFPSRPVQVIGFTSVPGAGDNFLVVDEDRIARQIADRRSARKRNALAARSRKRISLEDLDSALKETSQLNLILKGDNSGTVEALEEALMGIQIDDEVELRVIDRGVGGVTETNVNLASASDAIIIGFNVRAEGKATELANREGVEIRYYSVIYQAIDEIESALKGMLKPVYEEKELGRAEIRAIFRSSKVGNIAGCLVQSGIMRRNAKARLLRDNIVIAENLTVSSLKREKDDATEVREGYECGLTLTYNDIKEGDVIETYELVEKART, encoded by the coding sequence GTGGCAGCAGGTAAGGCACGCGTACACGAGTTGGCAAAAGAACTCGGTGTCACCAGCAAGGAAGTGCTCGCCCGACTGAGCGAACAGGGCGAATTCGTGAAATCTGCGTCCTCCACTGTGGAGGCGCCCGTCGCACGCCGGTTGCGTGAGGCGTTCGGCGGCGGCAAGCCCGCCAAGTCCGACGCACCGGCCCCCGCGGCCGCCAAGCCGTCGGGTGCCCCGAAGCCCGGCGCACCCAAGCCGGCTGCCGTCGCGGCACCTGCCGCGCCTGCGCCCGCGGCCCCGGCCGCGGCTGCTCCGGCACCCGCAGCACCCGCACCGGCGGCTCCCGCTCCCGGTGGACCCAAGCCGGGCGCACCCCGGCCCGCGGCTCCGCAGCCCCAGGCTCCGGCTCCCGCAGAGCCCGCCGCTCCGGCAGCGTCGGCCGCCCCGGCCGCTCCGGCTCAGCCGCGTCCGGCCACCCCGGGCGCGACCCCGGGTCCGCGACCTGGCGCACCCAAGCCGGCCCCGCGAGCTCCGCGCGTCGGCAACAACCCGTTCTCTTCCCAGCAGCCGGTCGAGCGCCCGGCCCCGCGTCCGGCTCCCGGTCCCGGTGGCCCGCGTCCGGGTCCCGGCGCCGGTGGACCCCGTCCGGGCGGTGGCCCGCGTCCGGGTGTCACGCCTGGCAACATGCCCCCGCGTCCGCCGGGTGCCCGTCCGGGTGCCGTCGGTCGTCCGGGTGGTCCGCGTCCCGGCCCCGGTGGCGGTCCGCGTCCCGGTGGTGGCCCTCGTCCCGGCGGTGCCGGTGGCGGCGGTAACTACCGCGGCGGTGGCGCCGGCGGTGGTGCAGGTGCCGGTGCCGGTGGTGGCTTCCGCGGTCGCCCCGGTGGCGGCGGTGCTCCCGGTGGCGGTGGTCCCGGTGGCGGCGGTGGTCGTCCCGGTCAGCGCGGCGGTGCCGCGGGTGCCTTCGGGCGTCCCGGTGGCGCACCCCGTCGTGGCCGTAAGTCGAAGCGCGCAAAACGCGCCGAATACGAGAACATGCAGGCCCCGATCGTCGGTGGCGTGCGGTTGCCGCACGGCAACGGCGAGGTCATCCGCCTCGCTCGCGGCGCGTCGCTGAGCGACTTCGCCGAGAAGATCAACGCCAACCCGGCTTCGCTGGTGCAGGCGCTGTTCAACCTGGGCGAGATGGTGACCGCCACCCAGTCGGTGGGTGACGACACCCTCGAGCTGCTGGGCAGCGAGATGAACTACGTCGTGCAGGTCGTGTCCCCGGAGGACGAGGACCGCGAGCTGCTCGAGTCGTTCGACCTCACCTACGGCGAGGACGCCGGCGACGAGGACGACCTGGCCAGCCGGCCGCCGGTGGTCACCGTCATGGGCCACGTCGACCACGGTAAGACGCGACTGCTCGACACGATCCGTAAGGCGAACGTCCGCGAGGGCGAGGCCGGTGGCATCACCCAGCACATCGGCGCCTACCAGGTGCTGACCGAGCTGGACGGCAACGAGCGTCTGGTGACGTTCATCGACACCCCGGGTCACGAGGCGTTCACCGCCATGCGTGCCCGTGGTGCCAAGGCCACCGATATCGCGATCCTGGTGGTCGCCGCCGACGACGGCGTCATGCCGCAGACGGTGGAGGCCATCAACCACGCTCAGGCCGCTGATGTGCCGATCGTGGTGGCGGTCAACAAGATCGACAAGGAAGGCGCGGATCCGCAGAAGATCCGGGCGCAGCTGACCGAGTACAACCTGGTGGCCGAGGATTACGGCGGCGACACCATGTTCGTGGACATCTCGGCCAAGCAGGGCACCAACATCGACGGCCTGCTCGAAGCAGTGCTGCTGACCGCGGATGCCTCGCTGGACCTGCGGGCCAACCCCGACATGGAGGCCCAGGGTGTGGCCATCGAGGCGCACCTGGACCGCGGTCGCGGCCCGGTCGCCACGGTGCTGGTGCAGCGCGGCACGCTGCGCGTCGGTGACTCGGTGGTCGCCGGCGACGCCTACGGCCGCGTCCGCCGCATGGTCGACGAGCACGGCGAGGACGTCGAAGAGGCGTTCCCGTCGCGTCCGGTCCAGGTCATCGGTTTCACCTCGGTGCCCGGCGCCGGCGACAACTTCCTGGTCGTCGACGAGGACCGCATCGCCCGGCAGATCGCCGACCGGCGCAGCGCGCGCAAGCGCAATGCGCTGGCCGCACGTTCGCGCAAGCGCATCAGCCTGGAAGACCTGGATTCGGCGCTGAAGGAAACCAGCCAGCTGAACCTGATCTTGAAGGGCGACAACTCGGGCACCGTCGAGGCGCTCGAGGAGGCCTTGATGGGCATCCAGATCGACGACGAGGTGGAACTGCGCGTCATCGACCGCGGTGTCGGTGGCGTCACCGAGACCAACGTCAACCTGGCGTCGGCTTCGGATGCGATCATCATCGGCTTCAACGTCCGTGCCGAGGGCAAGGCGACGGAGCTGGCGAACCGCGAGGGCGTGGAGATCCGGTACTACTCGGTGATCTACCAGGCCATCGACGAGATCGAGAGCGCGCTCAAGGGCATGCTCAAGCCGGTCTACGAGGAGAAGGAGCTCGGCCGCGCCGAGATCCGCGCCATCTTCCGGTCGTCGAAGGTCGGCAACATCGCTGGTTGCCTCGTGCAGTCGGGCATCATGCGGCGTAACGCCAAGGCCCGCCTGTTGCGTGACAACATCGTCATCGCCGAGAACCTCACGGTGTCTTCGCTCAAGCGCGAGAAGGACGACGCCACCGAGGTGCGCGAAGGTTACGAATGCGGTCTGACGCTGACCTACAACGACATCAAGGAAGGCGACGTCATCGAGACGTACGAACTCGTCGAGAAGGCTCGTACCTAG
- a CDS encoding YlxR family protein, producing MAAAATAEQKPAVTGGVSGPRPRLKFKGPETVDCTVIQRETPTAPVRTCIGCRKRELAVDLLRVAAVRDGDGKCAVSVDSAGSLPGRGAWLHPVQQCLNAAVRRRAFARALRITGSPDTSAVEEFFSALPA from the coding sequence ATGGCGGCGGCCGCGACCGCTGAGCAAAAACCCGCAGTTACCGGCGGCGTGTCGGGGCCGAGACCGCGATTGAAGTTCAAGGGCCCCGAGACGGTAGACTGCACTGTGATCCAGCGCGAGACTCCGACAGCTCCGGTGCGTACCTGCATCGGCTGCCGGAAACGAGAGCTGGCCGTCGACTTGCTTCGAGTGGCAGCTGTACGCGACGGGGACGGTAAATGCGCCGTCTCGGTCGATTCAGCGGGTAGCCTGCCGGGTCGGGGTGCGTGGTTGCACCCGGTTCAGCAGTGCCTCAACGCGGCAGTTCGGCGGCGAGCATTCGCCCGAGCGTTGCGCATCACCGGTTCGCCGGACACCTCTGCGGTCGAAGAGTTCTTCAGTGCCTTACCCGCCTGA